The following are from one region of the Alkalimarinus sediminis genome:
- a CDS encoding ABC transporter ATP-binding protein: MSVVELNQVKKYFDGVAAIKELTLNIEEGEVLGLFGHNGAGKTTTMKLILGLLKPSEGVVSVFGHSPASPHFSDYRYRLGFLPENVSFYQQLTGKEVLAYFAKLKKVSKNRVVQLLEEVGLSHAANRKVKTYSKGMKQRLGLAQALLTEPKLLLLDEPTVGLDPIATQDFYTMVDQLKKAGCSVVLCSHVLPGVEKHIDRAAILGAGQLQALGTLAELRQQAELPTIIHAYGEINQDILRSELAEQVTSISSNDSVLEIHTTHSEKTNVLRQVMKHPGCTDIDLHTPSLEQIYRYFVEASTTDSRNNTPPHMTNSIAQKKEGVQ; this comes from the coding sequence ATGAGCGTAGTAGAGCTCAATCAGGTTAAAAAGTACTTTGATGGCGTTGCTGCAATTAAAGAACTAACCCTCAACATTGAAGAAGGGGAAGTGCTAGGGCTGTTTGGCCACAACGGGGCAGGCAAAACCACTACCATGAAATTGATTCTAGGGTTGTTAAAGCCATCAGAAGGGGTGGTTTCAGTCTTCGGTCACTCTCCGGCCTCCCCTCATTTTAGCGACTACCGGTATCGGCTTGGTTTTCTCCCAGAAAACGTCTCGTTTTACCAACAACTAACTGGCAAAGAGGTTCTCGCCTATTTCGCCAAGCTAAAAAAAGTAAGCAAGAACCGAGTAGTACAACTATTGGAAGAAGTTGGTTTAAGCCATGCGGCTAACCGCAAAGTCAAAACCTATTCTAAAGGTATGAAGCAACGACTAGGGCTCGCACAGGCCTTATTAACCGAGCCTAAACTTCTACTCCTTGATGAACCTACCGTTGGCCTTGACCCAATAGCGACACAAGATTTTTATACGATGGTTGATCAACTAAAAAAAGCGGGTTGCTCAGTAGTGCTATGCTCTCATGTGTTGCCCGGAGTTGAAAAACACATTGACCGAGCAGCCATACTAGGTGCCGGACAACTACAAGCGCTTGGAACACTGGCAGAGCTTCGTCAACAGGCTGAGCTACCGACTATCATTCATGCCTACGGTGAGATCAACCAAGACATTTTGCGCTCAGAACTTGCAGAACAAGTAACATCTATCAGCAGCAATGATTCAGTCCTAGAAATACACACAACTCACTCCGAAAAAACAAATGTTTTACGTCAGGTAATGAAACACCCAGGTTGCACAGACATAGACCTTCATACGCCCTCTTTAGAGCAAATATACCGCTATTTTGTTGAAGCAAGCACAACAGACAGCCGGAATAACACACCACCACATATGACAAATTCAATCGCTCAAAAGAAAGAAGGAGTTCAGTAA
- a CDS encoding nitrous oxide reductase accessory protein NosL, which translates to MQILTPFKTITVSLFVLFFLTACSNEEATEQTNNTPVAIESGDECHLCGMVIAEFPGPKGELFEGRKSHVRKFCSTRDLMSWYLQPENRPNTKEIYVHDMSRSDWNSPSDEHMINAREAWFVAGSSMKGAMGPTLASFAQKDAAEKFVTKHGGTVLEFKAITMEILNTGSAMNMGSMHH; encoded by the coding sequence ATGCAAATACTCACCCCATTTAAAACAATAACCGTAAGCCTTTTCGTATTATTCTTTCTAACTGCATGCAGCAATGAAGAAGCAACCGAGCAGACCAATAACACGCCTGTTGCTATAGAGTCAGGTGACGAGTGCCACCTTTGCGGAATGGTCATTGCAGAATTTCCCGGACCTAAAGGCGAATTATTCGAGGGCAGAAAAAGTCATGTCAGAAAATTCTGTTCCACTCGTGACTTGATGAGTTGGTACCTCCAACCTGAAAACAGGCCCAACACCAAAGAGATCTATGTTCATGACATGAGTCGAAGCGACTGGAACTCTCCTAGCGATGAACACATGATCAATGCTAGAGAGGCTTGGTTTGTTGCAGGCTCGAGTATGAAAGGGGCAATGGGGCCAACTCTAGCGTCTTTTGCTCAGAAAGATGCAGCAGAGAAATTCGTAACGAAACACGGTGGTACAGTGCTTGAATTTAAGGCCATCACGATGGAGATTTTAAATACAGGCTCTGCAATGAACATGGGGTCAATGCACCATTAA
- a CDS encoding EAL domain-containing protein — translation MNKKEPRNITLKQVLLWFTGLLMASLLVVNFFLNVSSAKSYMQQQLGSHAQDAATSLGLLLSTVIEASDLVSAELMIDAMFDHGYYRHIIYYDVNGQAKVLRHAPMKIEGVPSWFVEQIALEAPEGKAEIMNGWAQLGSVSVMSHPGYAYIKLWESLKVELVWFALIAAVAFLVMQLVITTILLPLTRIENQAKAVRNRDFSYRAPMPKTRELKRVAVAMNSMSDRLGKMFSEQLSLIEHLRAQSFHDPITGLGNRAEFDGRLKAELESQQSAAVGSLCLIQLGDFGNYNQQHGRRSGDDLLVAMAEEIKASVAPIAGAFVARRSGSDFSVFLPGVVDDQADKFASELLHKLSGLHLVKQMCRNDVLHIGVASTLTNMPLPVFLSEADMALRSAQAAGPNGWQRYVTDSSFATPGEAVRQANEWQQILLDTLAEKNITFHYQPVYSGDRSTILHHQVLSRIEVNGELVVAGAFIPMAERFSMLADFDRLVVEKIIGLAESRGDERRYCVNLSVHSLADERFVEWFLIKMQQHPEAARSLIFEVSEYSLQLASEALERVVAASSTLGYEVSIDKFGVAAVPFAYLQHLSIHYIKVDHSFIRDIQHSRDNQFFLRSVLQIAHGQDIQVIAVGVEFEDEWDSIEPLGIDGAMGYYLGRPQEHTD, via the coding sequence ATGAATAAAAAAGAACCTCGGAATATTACGTTAAAGCAGGTTCTGCTTTGGTTTACAGGCTTGTTAATGGCCTCGCTACTCGTTGTGAATTTTTTCCTGAATGTGAGTAGCGCAAAATCCTATATGCAGCAACAGTTAGGCTCCCATGCCCAGGATGCAGCGACATCGTTAGGTTTGTTGTTATCAACGGTTATCGAGGCGAGTGATCTGGTGAGTGCTGAACTGATGATCGATGCTATGTTTGATCACGGTTATTACCGCCACATTATTTATTATGATGTTAACGGTCAGGCAAAAGTGCTTCGTCATGCGCCGATGAAAATAGAGGGGGTGCCGAGCTGGTTTGTAGAGCAAATTGCATTGGAGGCACCAGAAGGAAAAGCTGAGATCATGAATGGGTGGGCTCAGTTAGGCAGTGTCTCTGTGATGAGTCACCCTGGGTATGCCTATATCAAATTATGGGAGAGCTTAAAGGTAGAGCTGGTGTGGTTTGCTTTGATTGCTGCAGTAGCCTTTTTGGTGATGCAGTTGGTGATCACGACGATATTGCTGCCGTTGACGAGAATAGAGAATCAGGCGAAAGCGGTCAGAAATCGAGATTTTAGCTATCGGGCACCCATGCCAAAAACACGAGAGTTGAAGCGAGTGGCTGTTGCGATGAACAGTATGTCCGATCGGCTCGGCAAAATGTTTAGTGAGCAGTTGTCGTTGATTGAGCACTTACGCGCGCAGTCGTTTCATGACCCTATCACCGGTTTGGGTAATCGGGCAGAGTTTGATGGCCGTCTTAAAGCCGAACTGGAGTCCCAGCAGAGTGCTGCCGTTGGAAGCTTGTGTTTAATACAGTTAGGTGATTTTGGCAATTATAACCAACAGCATGGTCGACGCTCAGGGGATGATCTCTTAGTCGCCATGGCAGAAGAGATAAAAGCGAGTGTTGCGCCAATAGCGGGTGCTTTTGTTGCGCGTCGATCAGGGTCAGATTTTTCAGTGTTTTTGCCTGGGGTGGTAGATGATCAAGCCGATAAGTTTGCCAGTGAGTTGCTGCATAAGCTATCGGGTCTGCATCTGGTAAAACAGATGTGTAGAAATGATGTTTTACATATTGGTGTCGCGTCGACTTTAACCAATATGCCACTCCCTGTGTTTCTCTCTGAAGCAGATATGGCGCTTCGTAGTGCTCAGGCAGCAGGGCCAAATGGGTGGCAGCGTTATGTGACTGATAGCAGTTTCGCCACACCAGGGGAGGCGGTTAGGCAGGCGAATGAGTGGCAGCAGATCTTACTTGATACCCTTGCTGAAAAAAATATCACGTTTCATTATCAACCGGTCTATAGCGGAGATCGCTCCACTATTCTCCATCATCAGGTTCTGTCTCGTATAGAAGTTAATGGTGAACTCGTCGTAGCAGGGGCTTTTATACCGATGGCTGAACGCTTCTCTATGTTAGCCGACTTCGATCGTCTAGTCGTAGAGAAAATTATCGGGCTTGCTGAGAGCCGGGGAGATGAACGGCGTTATTGTGTTAACTTATCGGTTCACTCATTGGCTGACGAGCGCTTTGTGGAGTGGTTTTTGATTAAAATGCAGCAACACCCAGAAGCTGCAAGATCGCTTATCTTTGAAGTCTCTGAATACTCACTGCAGCTTGCTAGCGAGGCGCTTGAGAGAGTTGTCGCCGCGAGCTCAACCCTCGGCTATGAAGTCTCTATTGATAAGTTTGGCGTGGCGGCAGTACCCTTTGCTTATTTGCAGCATTTGTCGATTCACTATATCAAAGTCGATCATAGTTTTATTCGCGATATTCAGCATAGCCGTGATAACCAGTTCTTCTTGCGGTCGGTGTTACAGATTGCACATGGTCAGGATATACAGGTGATTGCAGTAGGGGTTGAGTTCGAAGATGAGTGGGATTCTATTGAACCTCTCGGCATCGATGGCGCGATGGGGTATTATCTAGGCAGACCCCAAGAGCATACTGATTAA
- a CDS encoding DUF2333 family protein, with amino-acid sequence MGGGLLPKVLLGGLAVYLMVAVVLGVFWSSEPDTFEVAPAASAKALAEGHEVVVGSTTTATLIILAETLLEKPGGYIRNDIFPPGIWLDNISSWEFGVLVQVRDLARALRKDLSRVQSQSTEDPDLAIAEPQFNFDSRSWAIPSTEREYRRGIAALNRYLGRLADENKQDAQFYSRADNLRNWLSDVENRLGSLSQRLSESVGRNQLDMGLAGDPSAMQSTETTKLTVKKTPWLDIDNIFYEARGTTWALIHILKAIEVDFDKVLRDKNALVSLKQIIIELESTQDTVWSPMILNGSGFGMTANHSITMISYISRANAAIIELRNLLQQG; translated from the coding sequence ATGGGTGGCGGATTACTGCCCAAAGTGTTGTTAGGTGGTCTTGCTGTTTATTTAATGGTTGCTGTTGTGCTGGGTGTTTTCTGGAGCAGCGAGCCTGATACGTTTGAAGTGGCCCCTGCAGCGTCAGCTAAAGCGCTTGCTGAAGGTCACGAGGTTGTCGTGGGGTCAACAACAACCGCAACGCTGATTATCTTGGCTGAAACGTTGCTTGAAAAGCCGGGTGGTTATATTCGTAACGATATTTTCCCTCCTGGTATATGGCTCGACAATATTTCTAGTTGGGAGTTTGGTGTGCTGGTTCAGGTGAGAGACTTGGCTAGAGCGTTGCGCAAAGATTTGAGTCGAGTACAAAGCCAGTCAACAGAAGATCCGGACTTGGCGATCGCTGAGCCCCAATTCAACTTTGATAGCCGAAGTTGGGCCATCCCTTCTACCGAGCGGGAGTATCGCAGAGGTATTGCGGCGTTAAATCGTTACCTAGGTCGTTTAGCGGATGAAAATAAGCAAGATGCACAATTCTACTCGCGGGCAGACAACCTTAGAAACTGGCTCTCGGATGTTGAAAACCGTTTAGGTAGCCTTTCTCAGCGCTTGAGTGAAAGTGTAGGGCGTAATCAGTTAGATATGGGGCTCGCAGGTGATCCATCCGCCATGCAGTCAACAGAGACTACCAAGCTAACGGTTAAGAAAACTCCTTGGTTAGATATTGATAATATTTTTTATGAAGCTAGAGGCACCACCTGGGCACTGATTCATATCCTAAAAGCGATTGAAGTTGATTTTGATAAAGTGCTTAGAGATAAAAATGCACTGGTGAGCCTCAAGCAGATCATTATTGAGCTAGAGTCGACTCAAGATACTGTGTGGAGCCCTATGATCTTGAATGGTAGCGGGTTCGGTATGACCGCTAACCACTCGATTACGATGATCTCTTATATATCAAGAGCGAATGCTGCGATTATCGAGTTGAGAAACTTACTGCAGCAGGGTTGA
- the nosZ gene encoding TAT-dependent nitrous-oxide reductase, whose translation MDDNKHDNENQPSLSRRGFLGASAVASAAGVAGVAGLGSAVMTREAFAKAAEDAMAKATVHPGEMDEYYGFWSGGHSGEVRILGLPSMRELMRIPVFNVESATGWGITNESKRVRGESDKFLCGDSHHPHMSMTDGKYDGKYVFINDKLNTRVARIRCDIMKTDKILDIPNVQAIHGLRVQKVPHTKYVFCNGEYRIPQPNDGRDINDPTKYFTMYNAIDAETMEMAFQIIVDGNLDNTDADYTGRFAASTCYNSEEGVTLAESMRNERDWAVIFDIHAVEKAVKEGKYQTIGDSKVPVVDGRKAAKSPFTRYIPVPKSPHGLNTSPDGKYFVANGKLSPTVTIIAIDKLPALFDGKIKERDAVVGEPELGLGPLHTAFDGRGNAYTTLFIDSQIAKWSVEDAIKAYNGEKVNYIKQKLDVHYQPGHNHTTMGETREADGKYLVSLCKFSKDRFLPVGPLRPENDQLIDISGDEMKLVHDGPTFAEPHDCCIVHRSSMKPNKLWTRDDPFFAETVAQAKKDGITLETDNKVIRDGKKVRVYMTSVAPNFGMTDFTVKQGDEVTVTITNLDTIEDVTHGFAMTNHGVSMEIGPQATASVTFTAENPGVFWYYCHWFCHALHMEMRGRMLVEKA comes from the coding sequence ATGGATGACAACAAGCACGATAACGAAAACCAACCCTCGCTAAGCCGACGTGGCTTTCTGGGGGCATCAGCAGTAGCAAGTGCTGCAGGTGTAGCAGGTGTTGCCGGCCTAGGCAGCGCGGTAATGACTCGCGAGGCATTTGCTAAAGCAGCAGAAGACGCGATGGCAAAAGCAACCGTTCACCCTGGTGAAATGGACGAATACTACGGCTTTTGGAGTGGCGGCCACTCTGGTGAAGTCCGTATCCTAGGCCTTCCATCTATGCGTGAGTTAATGCGTATTCCAGTATTTAACGTTGAATCTGCAACGGGCTGGGGTATTACTAACGAAAGTAAGCGTGTTCGTGGTGAATCAGACAAATTCTTGTGTGGTGATTCCCACCACCCTCACATGTCAATGACTGATGGTAAATACGACGGAAAGTATGTATTTATCAATGACAAGCTGAATACACGTGTTGCTCGTATTCGTTGCGACATCATGAAAACTGATAAAATCCTTGATATTCCTAACGTTCAAGCGATTCACGGTTTACGTGTACAAAAAGTACCGCACACTAAGTATGTATTCTGCAACGGTGAGTACCGTATACCACAGCCAAACGATGGCCGTGATATTAACGATCCAACAAAATACTTCACCATGTACAACGCAATTGATGCAGAAACAATGGAAATGGCATTCCAGATCATTGTAGATGGTAACCTTGATAACACAGACGCTGACTACACCGGTCGATTTGCAGCATCAACTTGTTACAACTCGGAAGAAGGTGTAACGCTTGCTGAATCTATGCGTAACGAGCGCGACTGGGCGGTTATCTTTGATATTCACGCAGTAGAAAAAGCAGTTAAAGAAGGCAAGTACCAGACAATTGGCGACTCTAAAGTACCTGTTGTCGATGGTCGTAAGGCGGCTAAGAGCCCATTTACTCGCTACATCCCTGTACCAAAGTCACCTCACGGCTTGAACACTTCACCAGACGGTAAGTACTTTGTTGCAAACGGTAAGCTTTCTCCAACTGTAACCATCATCGCAATTGATAAGCTACCTGCATTGTTCGATGGTAAGATCAAAGAGCGTGATGCAGTTGTCGGCGAGCCAGAGTTAGGATTAGGGCCATTGCACACCGCATTTGACGGTCGCGGAAACGCTTACACCACACTATTTATCGACAGCCAGATAGCTAAGTGGAGTGTAGAAGACGCGATTAAGGCATACAACGGTGAGAAGGTAAATTACATCAAGCAGAAGCTAGATGTTCACTACCAGCCAGGACACAACCATACTACCATGGGTGAAACCCGTGAGGCAGATGGTAAGTACCTAGTTTCACTTTGTAAGTTTTCTAAAGACCGATTCTTGCCAGTTGGTCCATTGCGTCCAGAAAACGATCAGTTGATCGATATTTCTGGCGATGAAATGAAGCTAGTTCACGACGGCCCTACTTTCGCAGAGCCGCATGACTGCTGTATTGTTCACCGTAGCTCAATGAAGCCAAACAAACTATGGACTCGTGATGACCCATTCTTCGCAGAGACTGTAGCACAAGCCAAGAAAGATGGTATTACCTTAGAAACGGATAACAAAGTTATTCGCGACGGTAAGAAAGTACGTGTTTACATGACCTCAGTAGCACCAAACTTTGGCATGACCGACTTCACGGTTAAACAAGGGGATGAAGTAACCGTTACTATCACCAACCTTGATACCATTGAAGATGTAACTCACGGCTTCGCTATGACAAACCATGGTGTAAGTATGGAGATTGGGCCACAAGCAACCGCTTCTGTTACCTTCACTGCCGAGAACCCTGGTGTATTCTGGTACTACTGCCACTGGTTCTGCCACGCACTGCACATGGAAATGCGCGGTCGTATGCTAGTAGAAAAAGCGTAA
- a CDS encoding ABC transporter permease produces the protein MHAIWCVAQKELKDGLRNRWIIAITLVFALLSIGISWFGAAASGVVGFTSIPNTIISLASLAVFLIPLIALLLSYDAIVGEDEDGTLLLLLTYPLTKAQLLLGKLLGHGLIMGISTALGFGSSAVIIALFASGVDLSALTIAFTRFILSATLLGIIFVAAAYFISALVSEKSKAAGMALIFWFLFVLVFDLALLGLLVATDGQFNPELFPYLLLLNPTDVFRLINLVGFEGSGGGLLVMASEVEFGFITLFGVLLCWLLLPLSAAYWAFSRRKI, from the coding sequence ATGCATGCAATTTGGTGTGTCGCTCAAAAAGAGCTGAAAGATGGACTCCGTAACCGTTGGATTATTGCAATCACGTTAGTGTTTGCATTGCTTTCAATCGGCATTTCTTGGTTTGGAGCAGCGGCATCGGGTGTGGTGGGGTTTACCTCTATCCCAAACACCATTATCAGCCTGGCAAGCCTTGCGGTATTTCTTATCCCATTAATTGCGCTATTACTATCTTATGACGCTATAGTAGGTGAAGACGAAGACGGGACGCTGTTACTGCTGCTAACCTATCCATTAACCAAAGCCCAGTTGCTATTGGGCAAATTGTTAGGCCATGGCTTAATAATGGGCATTTCTACCGCTCTTGGTTTTGGCTCTTCTGCAGTCATTATTGCCCTATTTGCCAGTGGCGTTGATCTATCTGCTCTGACAATCGCATTTACACGCTTCATACTCTCTGCCACGCTGCTAGGCATTATATTTGTCGCGGCAGCCTATTTTATAAGTGCGTTGGTCTCTGAGAAATCTAAAGCTGCAGGCATGGCACTGATTTTCTGGTTTTTGTTTGTCCTTGTATTTGATTTAGCATTACTAGGGCTTCTGGTTGCTACAGATGGACAGTTCAACCCTGAGTTATTCCCTTACTTACTACTCTTAAACCCAACCGATGTATTTAGACTCATCAACTTGGTAGGATTCGAAGGAAGTGGCGGCGGGTTACTCGTGATGGCGAGTGAGGTCGAGTTTGGGTTTATCACCCTATTTGGCGTATTGCTTTGCTGGTTGTTACTGCCACTCAGCGCGGCTTACTGGGCGTTTTCACGTCGGAAAATTTAG
- the nosR gene encoding transcriptional regulator NosR — protein sequence MRKLIHSLCFVALAAMVYLSAPATLHAAEKVLAADLKERVLSQYDGADRLGKFDEELNVWPVMQGDTVVGYAFETDDQVSIPAYSGKPVNVLVSFDINGIFKNSWVLEHHEPILLVGIPAEKLWDFAAQYIGKSITDKIRVGFSTDPEALTVDAVTGATVTVIVVNDTIMKSAHKVAVKLGLIEAKAGGNILPATVKTDVFSEADWTTLTGDGSIRRLFLDREQVDSAFKGTDGEGVEEASAEQKQDTFIDMYYTYLNAPTIGKNLLGEREYNWLMGELKEGEHAIAVMGTGPYSFKGNGYVRGGIFDRIQLNQGDDTVSFRDVDHHRLNDVYAANMPEFKEMDIFIIRPQFDFDPGTNWDIELLVRRQTGPLDSVFVSFTGGYQIPEAYIDRPVQPVVEAEEDLPIWISIWEQKSFSVTVLIISLVFLSAIIFMQDWLVRYPRLLHNIRRGFLLYTVIFIGWYALGQLSVVNVFTFTHAVMGDFRWELFLMDPIIFILWGFTAASILLWGRGIFCGWLCPFGAMQELINELARKLKIKQYELPFSVHERLWAVKYIILLALFGISLESMATAERYAEVEPFKTAILLAFQREWWFVTYAVTLLFISIFTRKVYCRYICPLGAALAIPTKLRLFDWLKRRKECGQPCQLCAVECEIQAIHPDGTINANECHHCLDCQMTYHNDNKCPPLVNKAKKARKKKAAPELQPINAVNVG from the coding sequence ATGAGAAAACTGATACATAGCCTTTGTTTTGTGGCGTTAGCCGCAATGGTCTATCTGTCAGCCCCTGCGACCTTGCACGCAGCTGAAAAAGTACTGGCTGCCGATCTTAAGGAACGGGTTTTGAGTCAGTACGACGGAGCTGACCGATTAGGAAAGTTCGATGAAGAGTTAAATGTATGGCCTGTAATGCAAGGCGATACTGTTGTCGGCTATGCGTTTGAAACCGATGACCAGGTCAGTATTCCTGCCTACTCAGGCAAACCCGTTAACGTATTGGTATCATTCGATATCAACGGGATATTCAAGAATTCATGGGTGTTAGAGCATCATGAACCCATTCTGCTAGTGGGCATTCCGGCAGAAAAACTGTGGGATTTTGCTGCTCAGTATATTGGCAAGAGCATCACCGATAAAATAAGGGTTGGCTTTAGCACTGACCCTGAAGCACTGACCGTAGATGCGGTTACTGGCGCAACTGTTACCGTAATCGTAGTAAACGATACCATCATGAAGTCGGCCCACAAGGTTGCTGTCAAGCTAGGGCTGATTGAAGCAAAAGCAGGCGGAAACATTCTACCCGCCACTGTTAAAACCGACGTATTCAGCGAAGCTGATTGGACAACCCTTACCGGTGACGGCTCTATTCGACGCCTCTTTTTAGATCGAGAGCAAGTTGATAGCGCATTTAAAGGCACCGATGGTGAAGGCGTAGAAGAAGCCTCTGCAGAGCAGAAACAAGATACCTTCATCGATATGTATTACACCTATCTCAATGCACCAACGATTGGTAAGAACCTACTCGGTGAAAGAGAGTACAACTGGTTGATGGGTGAGCTTAAAGAGGGTGAACACGCCATTGCAGTAATGGGGACAGGCCCATACTCATTTAAAGGCAACGGTTATGTGCGCGGAGGGATCTTTGACCGCATCCAACTTAATCAGGGTGATGACACCGTCAGCTTTAGAGATGTTGACCACCACCGTCTAAACGACGTTTACGCGGCCAACATGCCAGAATTTAAAGAGATGGATATATTTATTATTCGTCCACAGTTCGACTTTGACCCTGGCACTAATTGGGATATTGAGCTACTAGTGCGCCGTCAGACCGGGCCTCTTGATAGTGTATTCGTAAGTTTTACTGGCGGTTATCAGATTCCAGAAGCGTATATTGATCGACCCGTTCAGCCGGTTGTGGAAGCAGAAGAAGACTTACCGATCTGGATATCTATCTGGGAGCAGAAGTCTTTCTCGGTCACGGTCTTAATTATCAGCTTAGTCTTTTTAAGCGCCATTATTTTTATGCAGGACTGGTTAGTTCGCTACCCTCGTCTACTACACAACATCCGACGCGGATTCCTGCTATATACCGTTATATTTATCGGTTGGTATGCGCTAGGGCAACTGTCTGTTGTGAACGTTTTCACCTTTACACATGCTGTTATGGGTGACTTCCGCTGGGAGCTGTTTTTAATGGACCCCATTATATTTATCCTCTGGGGTTTTACGGCAGCGTCGATACTGCTCTGGGGTCGAGGAATATTCTGCGGTTGGTTGTGCCCATTCGGTGCGATGCAAGAGCTTATTAACGAACTCGCTCGCAAACTGAAGATCAAGCAATACGAACTACCTTTTAGTGTGCACGAGCGCCTATGGGCTGTTAAGTACATCATTCTACTCGCGCTATTTGGTATCTCTCTTGAGTCAATGGCAACAGCAGAACGTTACGCAGAAGTAGAACCGTTTAAAACAGCGATTCTTTTAGCATTCCAGCGTGAGTGGTGGTTTGTCACCTATGCTGTGACACTGCTATTCATCTCAATCTTTACTCGCAAAGTTTATTGCCGATATATCTGCCCATTAGGTGCAGCATTAGCAATACCAACCAAACTAAGACTGTTTGACTGGTTAAAACGTCGTAAAGAGTGTGGTCAGCCTTGTCAGTTATGTGCAGTTGAATGCGAGATTCAAGCCATACACCCAGACGGCACAATCAACGCAAATGAGTGTCACCACTGCCTTGATTGCCAGATGACGTATCACAACGACAACAAGTGCCCTCCCCTTGTTAATAAGGCCAAGAAGGCACGTAAGAAAAAAGCAGCACCTGAGCTACAACCAATAAATGCAGTCAACGTTGGCTAA
- a CDS encoding nitrous oxide reductase family maturation protein NosD, with the protein MPYKPSALHIGALITYSALTALFSANLDAKEHSSTALSDSSTNSISTTIVNPTNNLQQLIDHANEGDTLKLTQGLYRGNLLINKPLTIDCEPGTDLDGNNVKDTIRITAPNVTVKGCNILNWGDDLTAMDAGIVVKKNADNVVIENNYFKGISFGIFLDAPKDSKVLSNRIEGSLDTRSQDRGNGIHLYATTGADIAFNEVWHTRDGIYIDTSNENAIRDNEFHHLRYGVHYMYSYNNRVENNYTHHTRTGYALMQSKHLTVINNRSEWNENYGILMNYITDSTIKNNFVTSTRQASNYVGDSSAQGAEGKGLFIYNSFYNELKGNTFREGDLGIHITAGSEDNVISGNSFIGNKQQVKYVSTRKQEWSHEGYGNFWSDYLGWDRDNNGVGDIPYEPNDGVDKMLWKYPSAKVLMNSPAVETLRWIQREFPILKSPGVTDSHPLMRPSTHLESGISNSHLSDHQPTASAFVSTPIGASS; encoded by the coding sequence ATGCCATACAAACCTTCAGCGCTACACATTGGTGCCTTAATTACTTACTCTGCACTCACTGCTTTGTTTTCTGCCAACCTTGATGCAAAAGAGCATTCAAGTACTGCGTTGAGTGATTCATCAACCAACAGTATTAGCACCACAATCGTTAACCCTACAAACAATCTACAGCAGTTGATTGATCACGCTAATGAGGGTGATACGCTTAAACTCACCCAAGGCCTGTACAGAGGCAACTTGCTCATCAACAAGCCCCTAACGATAGACTGCGAACCCGGCACGGATCTCGATGGCAATAATGTCAAAGACACTATTCGTATCACCGCTCCCAACGTGACGGTTAAGGGGTGCAATATACTTAACTGGGGAGATGACCTCACTGCGATGGATGCAGGCATTGTGGTAAAAAAAAACGCCGATAATGTCGTCATTGAAAACAACTACTTTAAGGGCATCTCATTTGGTATCTTTTTAGATGCCCCTAAAGACTCAAAAGTCCTCTCTAATCGTATTGAAGGCTCACTAGATACTCGCTCTCAAGACAGGGGAAACGGTATTCATCTCTATGCCACCACTGGTGCGGATATTGCGTTTAATGAGGTGTGGCATACTCGTGATGGCATCTATATCGACACCAGTAACGAAAACGCCATTCGAGACAATGAGTTCCACCACCTGAGATACGGCGTTCACTATATGTACTCATACAACAATCGTGTCGAAAACAACTACACCCATCATACCCGCACCGGCTATGCCTTAATGCAATCGAAACATCTAACCGTTATTAACAATCGTTCAGAGTGGAACGAAAATTACGGTATCCTGATGAACTACATTACCGACTCAACGATTAAGAATAACTTCGTTACCAGTACCCGTCAGGCGAGTAATTACGTTGGAGATAGCTCAGCACAAGGCGCCGAGGGAAAAGGTTTATTTATCTATAACTCATTCTATAACGAGCTTAAAGGCAACACCTTTCGAGAGGGCGACCTAGGCATTCATATTACCGCTGGCTCCGAAGATAACGTCATTTCAGGCAACAGTTTTATAGGCAACAAACAGCAAGTCAAATATGTATCCACCCGAAAACAAGAGTGGTCCCATGAGGGCTATGGTAATTTCTGGAGTGACTACCTCGGCTGGGATAGAGACAATAATGGGGTCGGTGATATACCCTACGAGCCCAATGATGGGGTCGACAAAATGCTGTGGAAATACCCTTCTGCAAAAGTACTTATGAATAGCCCGGCAGTAGAGACCTTGCGTTGGATTCAGAGAGAGTTTCCAATACTGAAATCTCCCGGAGTTACCGATAGCCACCCTCTAATGCGACCATCAACCCATCTTGAGAGCGGTATATCTAATAGCCATCTGTCAGATCATCAGCCAACAGCATCTGCATTTGTATCGACACCAATAGGAGCATCTTCATGA